From the Kiritimatiellaceae bacterium genome, one window contains:
- the dnaA gene encoding chromosomal replication initiator protein DnaA, with translation MRKDKDKLWEEACRHLEETLPKDIFEKWIAVIQCRSIKGDKATLVVGNDFYQSWLEEHYLPLIRKALAAVSGNTMEIDLTVDYSLLGEQPEEKHEKRHSILPIKKPAETNLNKNYTFDSFVVGPSNQFAHAASMASAQSPSRAYNPLFVHGGVGLGKTHLMQAIGNFIHSKNSRGRVCYTTCESFTNEYIEALQTNSLAKFRKKYRTVDALLIDDIHFLAGKERMQEEFFHTFNAIFENHKQIVMTSDRPAGELAGLAPRLVSRFEWGLVVELESPDVETRVAILRKKCEQLDLVIEQSLLFYIAERISSNIRRLEGALIRVASYVSLTGQIMDRSKLEYLLRDTLDQEQKNAINIETIQKTVAEHFDIRLGDLVGPKRPQNIAWPRQVAMYLARTMTNQSFPVIGDAFSRNHATIVHACQLVERRQTEDLKLRQTISLLRQRVSHGSQKIG, from the coding sequence ATGCGCAAAGATAAAGATAAGCTTTGGGAAGAGGCCTGCCGCCATTTGGAAGAGACTCTGCCGAAGGATATTTTCGAGAAGTGGATCGCTGTCATCCAGTGCCGCAGTATCAAAGGAGACAAGGCGACTCTTGTGGTCGGCAACGATTTTTACCAGTCGTGGCTTGAGGAGCATTATCTGCCGCTCATTCGAAAGGCTCTGGCGGCGGTGTCCGGCAACACGATGGAGATAGATCTGACGGTGGACTATTCTCTGCTCGGCGAGCAGCCGGAGGAAAAACACGAGAAACGCCATTCCATTCTGCCGATAAAGAAACCGGCGGAAACCAATCTCAATAAAAACTATACGTTCGATTCGTTTGTGGTCGGGCCGTCAAACCAGTTTGCCCACGCGGCGTCCATGGCTTCAGCCCAGTCGCCTTCGCGGGCTTATAATCCTCTTTTCGTTCACGGCGGAGTTGGATTGGGCAAAACCCACCTGATGCAGGCCATCGGTAATTTCATTCATTCCAAAAACTCGCGCGGGCGGGTGTGCTACACCACCTGTGAATCGTTCACCAATGAGTATATCGAGGCTCTACAGACCAATTCGCTGGCCAAGTTCCGCAAAAAATACCGGACGGTGGATGCGCTGTTGATCGATGATATTCATTTCCTTGCCGGCAAAGAACGGATGCAGGAAGAATTTTTTCATACCTTTAACGCTATTTTTGAAAACCATAAACAGATCGTGATGACATCGGATCGTCCTGCCGGCGAGCTGGCCGGTCTGGCGCCTCGGCTGGTATCGCGCTTTGAGTGGGGTCTGGTGGTCGAGCTGGAAAGTCCGGACGTTGAAACCCGCGTTGCGATTCTGCGTAAAAAATGCGAGCAGCTTGATCTCGTCATCGAGCAAAGCCTGCTTTTCTACATTGCCGAGAGAATTTCATCGAATATCCGCCGTCTGGAGGGAGCGCTGATCCGTGTTGCGTCCTATGTTTCGCTGACGGGGCAGATTATGGATCGTTCGAAGTTAGAATATCTTCTTCGCGACACGCTCGATCAGGAACAAAAGAACGCGATCAACATTGAAACCATTCAGAAAACCGTGGCCGAGCACTTCGACATCCGTTTAGGGGATCTCGTCGGACCGAAACGTCCACAGAATATCGCCTGGCCGCGGCAGGTTGCCATGTATTTGGCCCGTACGATGACCAATCAGTCGTTCCCGGTCATCGGAGACGCTTTTAGTCGTAATCATGCCACGATCGTTCACGCCTGCCAGCTTGTCGAACGGCGACAAACTGAGGACTTGAAACTTCGCCAAACGATTTCTTTGCTTCGTCAGAGGGTCAGTCACGGGTCTCAGAAAATCGGATAA
- the dnaN gene encoding DNA polymerase III subunit beta gives MKLVIEKDVLLEALQKVQSIVGQRSTLPILSNVLLKAEGETVSLTTTDMEVCVKTNAIAEVSESGGTTLPARRFFNICRELPSGQVEIEVDTKDVATIRSGPSYFKLVGLPEEDFPPLPEFEESTVYTIDQVVFRDMLQKVVYASSTDETRYILNGALLSFKDEKLTVVATDGRRLALVEQEVEFSEDAEINLVVPTKTLNELIKTLGDEGVLRIRVANTQVVFDFDRILIISKLIEGTYPNFQQVIPSQCEERVAIDRETILNAVRRVSLLTDDQTASIHLTFGKNKLELVTNSPEIGEARETIPVKYEGKEISIAFNPGFLMAPLRHLDSDEIFFELSDELSPGVIKTSVPFLYVLMPIRVS, from the coding sequence ATGAAACTTGTAATTGAAAAAGATGTCCTGCTCGAAGCGCTTCAAAAAGTTCAATCCATCGTTGGACAGCGAAGTACTCTTCCGATCCTATCCAACGTCCTTCTGAAAGCCGAAGGAGAGACCGTTTCATTAACCACTACTGATATGGAAGTTTGTGTAAAAACTAACGCGATCGCAGAGGTTAGTGAATCAGGTGGAACAACACTGCCTGCCAGACGATTTTTCAATATCTGCCGTGAACTGCCGAGCGGACAGGTTGAAATCGAGGTAGATACAAAAGATGTGGCCACTATTAGATCAGGTCCATCCTACTTCAAACTTGTTGGCCTGCCAGAAGAAGATTTCCCCCCGTTGCCGGAATTTGAAGAAAGCACCGTTTATACGATAGATCAGGTTGTCTTTAGGGATATGCTTCAAAAGGTCGTGTATGCCTCTTCAACGGATGAGACCCGCTATATACTCAACGGAGCGTTGTTGAGCTTTAAGGACGAAAAATTAACGGTTGTAGCAACAGATGGGCGGCGCTTGGCTCTGGTTGAACAGGAAGTAGAGTTTTCTGAAGATGCAGAAATAAATTTAGTTGTTCCCACTAAAACTCTAAATGAGCTGATTAAAACTCTTGGAGACGAAGGGGTGTTGAGAATCCGCGTGGCAAATACTCAAGTGGTATTTGATTTTGACAGGATTTTAATCATATCCAAACTGATCGAAGGAACCTATCCGAACTTCCAGCAGGTCATCCCCTCACAGTGCGAGGAACGCGTTGCCATAGATAGAGAAACGATCCTGAACGCTGTGCGGCGTGTTTCGCTGCTCACGGACGACCAGACGGCTTCAATCCATCTGACATTTGGAAAAAATAAACTCGAGCTGGTTACCAACAGCCCGGAAATCGGTGAGGCGAGAGAAACAATTCCCGTGAAATACGAAGGGAAAGAAATTTCCATCGCGTTTAATCCGGGCTTCTTAATGGCGCCTCTGCGCCATCTGGACTCTGACGAAATATTTTTTGAACTGTCGGATGAACTGAGTCCCGGCGTGATTAAAACCAGCGTACCGTTCCTCTATGTGCTGATGCCGATTCGCGTGTCATAA
- a CDS encoding glycosyltransferase, with protein sequence MKILFLTNKLPHAEVAGGHRIIYQRIRYLAEQGHQIGLLTFIQNETTEQIHSLEPLLKELHTLQHPHRNILIRAFHDYLSLSRPAVFWKSYSKKMMEAVGEVSEHGKYDIIIAEFSEMGQYLHKNPYLSAVHKVISCHRCVAASYEKYSSLGEINLKLYLKSLPQLRGLQKYEFNMYRCADRILVLTPQDRFTMQYYAQDLGVSIASAGVDMQYLRALPPVPKEPIVLLTGFMSDPANEDSVLWFYHHVWPKLSARHPDVKFYIVGAGAGPRIRKLAEKDKQIVVTGQVDDLRPYRNRASVFVSPVRLGSGMRTKVLEAMAGGLPVVSTSLGMAGIDAQTGVNCLVADTAELFTQSVEWLLTDRALAERMAVSAGELVEKKHSLEDGLQRFEKILTSIVER encoded by the coding sequence ATGAAAATACTGTTTCTAACCAACAAGCTTCCGCACGCAGAAGTTGCCGGCGGACACCGCATCATCTATCAGCGCATTCGCTATCTGGCAGAACAGGGACATCAGATCGGGCTTCTGACGTTTATACAGAACGAAACGACAGAACAGATACACTCTCTGGAACCGCTGTTGAAAGAGCTGCACACTCTGCAACATCCACACCGAAACATACTAATCCGTGCTTTTCATGACTATCTTTCTCTAAGCCGGCCGGCGGTGTTCTGGAAAAGCTATTCCAAAAAAATGATGGAAGCCGTTGGCGAAGTAAGCGAACACGGGAAGTACGATATAATCATCGCCGAGTTTTCCGAAATGGGGCAGTACCTCCACAAAAATCCCTACCTTTCAGCAGTCCATAAGGTGATTTCCTGCCACCGGTGTGTAGCCGCCTCCTACGAAAAATATTCATCGCTGGGCGAAATAAATTTAAAACTCTACCTGAAAAGTCTGCCCCAGCTCCGCGGGCTCCAGAAATACGAATTCAACATGTACCGTTGCGCAGATCGCATTCTTGTTCTTACGCCGCAAGACCGCTTCACCATGCAATATTATGCGCAGGATCTCGGCGTCTCGATCGCTTCCGCCGGAGTGGACATGCAATACCTTCGGGCTCTTCCGCCGGTTCCTAAAGAACCGATCGTTCTGCTCACCGGCTTCATGAGCGATCCGGCCAACGAAGACAGCGTGCTATGGTTTTACCACCACGTCTGGCCGAAACTCAGCGCGCGCCACCCCGACGTCAAATTTTACATCGTCGGAGCCGGAGCCGGACCGCGCATCCGGAAACTGGCGGAAAAAGACAAGCAAATCGTCGTCACCGGGCAGGTTGATGATCTTCGTCCTTATCGTAACCGCGCCAGCGTTTTTGTTTCACCGGTCCGGCTGGGATCCGGCATGCGCACCAAAGTGCTCGAAGCGATGGCGGGCGGCCTTCCGGTGGTATCCACCTCTCTCGGAATGGCGGGCATTGATGCGCAGACCGGCGTTAACTGTCTGGTTGCCGATACAGCGGAGCTTTTTACCCAGAGCGTCGAATGGCTGCTCACGGACCGTGCGCTTGCCGAACGGATGGCTGTCAGCGCCGGCGAGCTTGTCGAAAAGAAACATTCGCTCGAAGACGGCCTGCAGCGCTTTGAAAAAATCCTTACCTCCATCGTGGAAAGATGA